cctctacctatgaatgcctctacttacaaacttttctagataagaaccaggtggtttttttgcctcttctcaagaaccactttccacttacaaacccgagcctctgaaattgtaaccggaaaaggcagggagaagcctccgtggggcctctctaggcatctcctgggaggaaacagggcctccaccctccctgtggtttccccaatcgcacgcattatttgcttttacattgattcctatgggaaaaattactacttcttacaaacttttctacttaacaacctggtcacagaacgaattaagtttgtaattagaggtatcactgtactgtattggaATAATCAATTGTCTCACTCCCCACTCCTAGATAATTGAGGTAGAAAAGAAGAATACTCTACCCCATCAAATAGCCCTCTGGGGTGAATAACTTCTATTCAGATGTATTGAACTTTTCTGGCATAATGTTTCTAAACTCTATTTAGAATGCACTGTCATAAAAATGAACAGAAAAACTTTTGAAAACACTGTTTAAGCTGCATGATCAGCAATGGGAAGTTTTAGACTATTGCCCTAGTTTTGTTAAATCTATTTTCCTATATTTAgctttttcttaaattatttcaCGTGCATGTAAAGTTAATAGAATCTTGTCAAGGGATGAGAGAGATGAAAGAAACTTACCCAGGTGGTATTTTGGGTAACAGTTTGATATTTGGCCAGTACTACATAATCGCGTCTTAttcctttttcttctgttcagCTCAGTGAACTTGCATTGTGTCTTCTTCGGCTTCTTCATTTTTTTAGGAGTCTCCATTGGGCCATCCTCAAAAGCGACACGTTTGCTTGACTTCTTGACTTCAGTGAGCAAGCTGGAACGCCTGCTTCTGTTAGATGCCCCTCTGTTCCTTTCACCATTATCAGCTATGCTCTGCTCAACACAGGGGGACCTCAAAGGACaacaatttttttcttggcagtaGATGTGGCTGCTGCAATGTTCCATAGATTCTGAGGTACAGATAGCAAAGTTATTATTAAACACATGCTGTTTATCCACCGGATTAATTTTCTTCAAAAATATTTGACAATCCTTAAAAGTTTGCCCTCTCCATGCTCTTCCATTACATTCATTAGGGGCATGTGCTTGTCCAATAATTTGCTGATTTCTGTATATGGATTTACTACTTGGCCTACAGTTTGAGACTGAGTCACACTTTGTGCTGAGATCAGACAATTGTGCATCTTGTTGAATAAATGCATCTCTGACTTCATTTCCAGTTGCTGAGGTGATTCTGTATGATTCCAACAAAGTTGTTGGTTGAGTTTGTACTGAGTCATTCTCAAGGCTTGTACATATTTTGTTAAGTTTCCTACTTGCATTAGTCAAACACTGACTTTGGCAGAAGAATCGcaagtttttcttttttgatttccAGTCAGATGTTCCATGATTACAAATTTTTTTCACTTGTCGCCATTGATCATGTTGCAAGTTCTCAAATTTATTTCTCAATTTAGCTAAGGTGAAGCTATGATCCCTGCTTAAGACTTGAGATCTGACAATTTTATGTAGAAGTTGCAACTTTCCTGTCAATTTTGAAGGCGTGGACAGTGCAAATTTTTTCAAGTGCTTTCTCAAAGGACTAGTATTACAATCATATTGTCCTGTTCGCATTTTGAATTGCCTTGTACTAACTACTTCAAAAGGATTACGAGCATTTGCTTTTCTGACTAGTGATAGTGATTGTGTTTCTGTTGTTTGCATAAACCATGCACATAGATCATCTATACTGCATTTTTTCTGGAAAAGCATTCTGATAGGTGAATTTTCCAGTTTCAAAATGCAGGAGTCCAAAGGATTTGATACCTCAATGCTACTATCTTGTTCAATATGACATGTTCCATTATATGGCCATTTTTCATATTCTTCTCCATTCACAGGCAACCAACTCTTAGTTATCTGTTCATATCTACTGTTTAGTTCTTTTAACAAAGAATCATTAGAAATAGAAGGATCCCACCATCTAAGAGAATTGGATGAAATTATGGGATCCAAAGTCATTTCACCAATGGATCTGGATTTACTACTCTCAGAACTACTTTTTGCATTGTCTGCCCTTGTACTTACTGAGTGTTTGGGTGGCATTTTTGAATGCTTTACTTTGTGATCTTTATCATTTTTCAAGCAGAGTTTACATGGTTTATGCAAAAAGGCACGTTTACAAGAAAATGAGTTAGAAGATGTTAATGAATGTACAAAAGGCTGTGATGGTCTTCTAAGAGAGTGTCTCAAATGAGTTTCAGATCTTTTTGAAGCAATGATAATCTTGGGTGAAAAATCCCCTGCATCATTGCAAAGGCTTTTAAAATCATCTCTTTTATTACATTGCTTGGCATCCTTCTTAGATGGCTCATTTCTTTCTGACACAGCTTCTTGTTCTAAGGGAGGCAGACAGCTGTTGATACACACTTTTCTTTCCTGAGATGAAATCTGATTAACAGTCACTGATATaccagatatttttatttttgctggcCTACCAGGTTTTCTAATTATATTTAAAGGCTTTTGGTTTGGTCTGATATTGCTGCAAAGGGATAGCACAGGGCTGCTTTCTAGTGGCCTAACGTTCTCATAGCCACCTGCAGAGGTCTTTTCTGTTGTAGAATATTGCATAATTTTAGTTTTTGGCAAGTTGTTCCTGGCAACTGAGCTCAGAGTTATTTGATCAGGATCACATACAACACTGCAGTAGCTGCGAGGTTCTGGTGCAGTTATAACTATATTTAGGTTACCTTCTGAAACACACCTCTTAATCCTTCGAGATCTTCCAAAAATAACAGTCACTGTAATATTTTTGTAAATGTTATTTTCCTCTAGGCATTCCATGTGAGAATTGGCATTTTTTGCAACACTAATTGAGTCcttcctatgactatcattattaTTCACATCAGCTTTTGGTTTGGGAGGTCGTCCAATTGGACGCTTACTTTGTTTTACAACTTGAGGACCAATTTTTTTGGGTCTTCCAGGTTTTCTTTTCAGGGAGGATACAATGTTGCCTTGTTCTACAAGTTCTTCCTCAGGCTTAGGCTTGGTTATAGTAGCAACTGTTGTAGGAAAACCAGTTCTCATTTTATTTGTATCTGTATTTTTGTTATAGCTGCATTTATCAGATGATTTTTCACTAGAATCATGTGCCTCCAACTGTTTTCCCAATAGCTTATTTGTTTTCTCCTGAAGAGAATAAAGATCTATGTTTAATTTAGATGAATCATTTACAGAGGTTAGTGTGTACTTGACTCCTTCACTGCTATTAATCTTGGAAAGGAACATAAGTTTTATAGGACTAGTGAAATTCAATGTTGATGAATTATCCCCCAAATGATAATATCCTTGGGATTCCTCCTTATTTAAGGTCAACGTGTTTGAATCTAAAATTGAGGGTTGCGAAAGTCTTTCATATTCTTCTTCAGAagatacattttcttttttgggaagacaatcatttttgttgctattTCTACTTGGTAAATGACTCTGTGATAACACATATTGTCCCTTACTTCCAGTTTCATTCATACTAATAAGGCCATTTTTAGGTTTACTGTTGGCATCAGAATTTTGAAGGTCTTTCATTTTGTTCAATATTTTATAACCATTACACATGGGCTGTGTGGCCATATTTATTGTATCTTCCAAACGCTTTACAACAACATGTAGATTGGTTTTCTGCATAATCTTATTTATATTTTCACTGCTACATGACTTAGCATGAAAATCTTTGAGAATTTTATCCCCTTCTATGCTAGCAGCAGATTTTATGTTTTTCCTTAATAAAAAATTGTTTGCTACATACAAAGAGCACCATGTAGGAGAGAAAGTATTATGTCTGGTTCTTTCCAGGCTTCTTTCATAATCTCCTTTCACACCAGATGGATCCACATGTACTTCAATTCCACATTGTGTTTTAGCCAAAACTGCTTGAGAGGTTGTAGAGCTGTTTGTTGCAAACGTTACAAAATCAGAATTGGTTTCTGAGCTGATGAGAGATAGTTCTATATTTTCTTCTTGAAGTAGTGGCAAAAGCTTCGATTTAGAAGAAAATGTCCCATCTTTATTTTCATAGCCTTGTAAATCAAGCTGTTTTAATGTATTGTACTTGtcattttttgtatattttttaacTTTTCTCTGTGAATTTGCCTTCTTTCCTAAGAAAGTTTCATCAAGGCTACCCAACTCTCTTTTGATTTGCAAAGACTTTTGTTTAAATAGACATAAATTGGGAGAACTATGCATTGCAAACAAAGTTTCTTGTCGTTTGCAAAATCTTGTTTGgataattttattttcaatttgcTTATCGTGTTGATTCAGTAATTCTGAAAAATTATAATCATTGGCCTTAGCATCGTATAGAAGAGATGTAATGAAGCTCCAAAATTTGGAATACGCTTCTGTTCTCCCACCACCCTTAGGTAATTTTGCTAATATTTCTGTATCAGTAGTTTCTATTGATTTCAACTTCTCATTGATTCGATCCATTAAATCCTGAAACACATCAGCATTTTCAACCTTTTCAAGCTTACTAGAAATTGTAAGGCTATTTTCTTGGTTCACGTTTACAATGCATTTCTGCAGGTTACTGGGAACTTCTGCAAGATATGTTTGATCCTTGTGTTCAGCGGAAAATAGTGAAAGAGGCTGGTTACAAGTTTTTTCAAGTCTGTTATCTTCAGCCAATTCTTTCAGAGAATTGTACCCATCAGCTTCCACAGAAGACAATGGATGTGAAGAAGGGCTGGGGCCTTGGCTACTCCTATTAATCTTTTGCCCTCTTGAAAAGAGGTATGTATACAAATCTGCCCAGGTAGAATGGATCTTACACAGTTGTAGCCGTTTGGGACAGCACCCATGAAGATGGCAAAGCAAAGAATTTTCTTTGTTCGTCACTGTGTTAACAAAGTCTGGGGCCATTGAGTGGCATGTAAAACAATCCTTATTTGGTCTTATATTTTGTGAATGGCACCTTTTCATCAACATGTTGTCATCAGAACTGAAGCCTGGAATATGAACCtcatcttcctctctctcaaaATATTTAGGATAAGGCAATTGACAACTGTAACCTGAATAACATAATTCTTGGATGAAAATTTTTAATATGGCTAAAGTCTGATGCCAATGATATGAACATAAGGAAGCCAACACCTTGTTTAGAGTAGAATTTCCTCTTTCCAATTTAGTTGTTTTCTCTAGTTTTGCACCAGCAGCTGTACTTGAACTGAAAACATAAAGCAGATCAAAACAAAAAGTAAATTACAATTAAATATGGAACATATGACAAAACCTAGTGAAAATATGTTATCATTCAAAGCttataaaatgtttata
This DNA window, taken from Erythrolamprus reginae isolate rEryReg1 chromosome 7, rEryReg1.hap1, whole genome shotgun sequence, encodes the following:
- the LCORL gene encoding ligand-dependent nuclear receptor corepressor-like protein isoform X1, producing MAAAAPASGASQCRSPRCTAERRGVRRELDSWRHRLMHCVGFESILEGLYGPRLRRDLSLFEDCEPEEVTDWSMDEKCSFCNLHKEIVSDPAVVLGSLQSTPTGELSSQGQSNTDKIECQAENYLNALFRKEDLPQNCDPNIPLVAQELMKKMIRQFAIEYISKNSKLQENRNGSSYEMSLICKDFQMNQTENPLQEEQDSPLDLTVNRTQEQDTQQGDGVLDLSTKKTNLEQSQYDGSCSGNSLSGSSTAAGAKLEKTTKLERGNSTLNKVLASLCSYHWHQTLAILKIFIQELCYSGYSCQLPYPKYFEREEDEVHIPGFSSDDNMLMKRCHSQNIRPNKDCFTCHSMAPDFVNTVTNKENSLLCHLHGCCPKRLQLCKIHSTWADLYTYLFSRGQKINRSSQGPSPSSHPLSSVEADGYNSLKELAEDNRLEKTCNQPLSLFSAEHKDQTYLAEVPSNLQKCIVNVNQENSLTISSKLEKVENADVFQDLMDRINEKLKSIETTDTEILAKLPKGGGRTEAYSKFWSFITSLLYDAKANDYNFSELLNQHDKQIENKIIQTRFCKRQETLFAMHSSPNLCLFKQKSLQIKRELGSLDETFLGKKANSQRKVKKYTKNDKYNTLKQLDLQGYENKDGTFSSKSKLLPLLQEENIELSLISSETNSDFVTFATNSSTTSQAVLAKTQCGIEVHVDPSGVKGDYERSLERTRHNTFSPTWCSLYVANNFLLRKNIKSAASIEGDKILKDFHAKSCSSENINKIMQKTNLHVVVKRLEDTINMATQPMCNGYKILNKMKDLQNSDANSKPKNGLISMNETGSKGQYVLSQSHLPSRNSNKNDCLPKKENVSSEEEYERLSQPSILDSNTLTLNKEESQGYYHLGDNSSTLNFTSPIKLMFLSKINSSEGVKYTLTSVNDSSKLNIDLYSLQEKTNKLLGKQLEAHDSSEKSSDKCSYNKNTDTNKMRTGFPTTVATITKPKPEEELVEQGNIVSSLKRKPGRPKKIGPQVVKQSKRPIGRPPKPKADVNNNDSHRKDSISVAKNANSHMECLEENNIYKNITVTVIFGRSRRIKRCVSEGNLNIVITAPEPRSYCSVVCDPDQITLSSVARNNLPKTKIMQYSTTEKTSAGGYENVRPLESSPVLSLCSNIRPNQKPLNIIRKPGRPAKIKISGISVTVNQISSQERKVCINSCLPPLEQEAVSERNEPSKKDAKQCNKRDDFKSLCNDAGDFSPKIIIASKRSETHLRHSLRRPSQPFVHSLTSSNSFSCKRAFLHKPCKLCLKNDKDHKVKHSKMPPKHSVSTRADNAKSSSESSKSRSIGEMTLDPIISSNSLRWWDPSISNDSLLKELNSRYEQITKSWLPVNGEEYEKWPYNGTCHIEQDSSIEVSNPLDSCILKLENSPIRMLFQKKCSIDDLCAWFMQTTETQSLSLVRKANARNPFEVVSTRQFKMRTGQYDCNTSPLRKHLKKFALSTPSKLTGKLQLLHKIVRSQVLSRDHSFTLAKLRNKFENLQHDQWRQVKKICNHGTSDWKSKKKNLRFFCQSQCLTNASRKLNKICTSLENDSVQTQPTTLLESYRITSATGNEVRDAFIQQDAQLSDLSTKCDSVSNCRPSSKSIYRNQQIIGQAHAPNECNGRAWRGQTFKDCQIFLKKINPVDKQHVFNNNFAICTSESMEHCSSHIYCQEKNCCPLRSPCVEQSIADNGERNRGASNRSRRSSLLTEVKKSSKRVAFEDGPMETPKKMKKPKKTQCKFTELNRRKRNKTRLCSTGQISNCYPKYHLGPLKPVGLPLLGGLASRAVEFSMIPFKLPLHGSSQVNPMNC
- the LCORL gene encoding ligand-dependent nuclear receptor corepressor-like protein isoform X2, producing MAAAAPASGASQCRSPRCTAERRGVRRELDSWRHRLMHCVGFESILEGLYGPRLRRDLSLFEDCEPEEVTDWSMDEKCSFCNLHKEIVSDPAVVLGSLQSTPTGELSSQGQSNTDKIECQAENYLNALFRKEDLPQNCDPNIPLVAQELMKKMIRQFAIEYISKNSKLQENRNGSSYEMSLICKDFQMNQTENPLQEEQDSPLDLTVNRTQEQDTQQGDGVLDLSTKKTNLEQSQYDGSCSGNSLSGSSTAAGAKLEKTTKLERGNSTLNKVLASLCSYHWHQTLAILKIFIQELCYSGYSCQLPYPKYFEREEDEVHIPGFSSDDNMLMKRCHSQNIRPNKDCFTCHSMAPDFVNTVTNKENSLLCHLHGCCPKRLQLCKIHSTWADLYTYLFSRGQKINRSSQGPSPSSHPLSSVEADGYNSLKELAEDNRLEKTCNQPLSLFSAEHKDQTYLAEVPSNLQKCIVNVNQENSLTISSKLEKVENADVFQDLMDRINEKLKSIETTDTEILAKLPKGGGRTEAYSKFWSFITSLLYDAKANDYNFSELLNQHDKQIENKIIQTRFCKRQETLFAMHSSPNLCLFKQKSLQIKRELGSLDETFLGKKANSQRKVKKYTKNDKYNTLKQLDLQGYENKDGTFSSKSKLLPLLQEENIELSLISSETNSDFVTFATNSSTTSQAVLAKTQCGIEVHVDPSGVKGDYERSLERTRHNTFSPTWCSLYVANNFLLRKNIKSAASIEGDKILKDFHAKSCSSENINKIMQKTNLHVVVKRLEDTINMATQPMCNGYKILNKMKDLQNSDANSKPKNGLISMNETGSKGQYVLSQSHLPSRNSNKNDCLPKKENVSSEEEYERLSQPSILDSNTLTLNKEESQGYYHLGDNSSTLNFTSPIKLMFLSKINSSEGVKYTLTSVNDSSKLNIDLYSLQEKTNKLLGKQLEAHDSSEKSSDKCSYNKNTDTNKMRTGFPTTVATITKPKPEEELVEQGNIVSSLKRKPGRPKKIGPQVVKQSKRPIGRPPKPKADVNNNDSHRKDSISVAKNANSHMECLEENNIYKNITVTVIFGRSRRIKRCVSEGNLNIVITAPEPRSYCSVVCDPDQITLSSVARNNLPKTKIMQYSTTEKTSAGGYENVRPLESSPVLSLCSNIRPNQKPLNIIRKPGRPAKIKISGISVTVNQISSQERKVCINSCLPPLEQEAVSERNEPSKKDAKQCNKRDDFKSLCNDAGDFSPKIIIASKRSETHLRHSLRRPSQPFVHSLTSSNSFSCKRAFLHKPCKLCLKNDKDHKVKHSKMPPKHSVSTRADNAKSSSESSKSRSIGEMTLDPIISSNSLRWWDPSISNDSLLKELNSRYEQITKSWLPVNGEEYEKWPYNGTCHIEQDSSIEVSNPLDSCILKLENSPIRMLFQKKCSIDDLCAWFMQTTETQSLSLVRKANARNPFEVVSTRQFKMRTGQYDCNTSPLRKHLKKFALSTPSKLTGKLQLLHKIVRSQVLSRDHSFTLAKLRNKFENLQHDQWRQVKKICNHGTSDWKSKKKNLRFFCQSQCLTNASRKLNKICTSLENDSVQTQPTTLLESYRITSATGNEVRDAFIQQDAQLSDLSTKCDSVSNCRPSSKSIYRNQQIIGQAHAPNECNGRAWRGQTFKDCQIFLKKINPVDKQHVFNNNFAICTSESMEHCSSHIYCQEKNCCPLRSPCVEQSIADNGERNRGASNRSRRSSLLTEVKKSSKRVAFEDGPMETPKKMKKPKKTQCKFTELNRRKRNKTRLCSTGQISNCYPKYHLGNSN